A region of Bombilactobacillus folatiphilus DNA encodes the following proteins:
- a CDS encoding ABC transporter permease: MKYLNQKLIREVKQNWTQFFSVFLMALLSIIVFVGLQGSWKGLEASLNHYISDTHLANYWVQSSSISDTDVRRVKNLSGITNAQSGTRIQTKQGKHHLIIDSYKKPVTKLHVVTGKKYQSTQNGIWINQEYAQAHHLKVGNDLQISYLSRHFSLKIRGIVQSSERIYFTGTREFIAPNYSNYGYAYISPQTLAQQVNYHGPQNVLTIKGYHPQMRHQVEKILQQRLMSYDNRSTLPDVSNAMDRVDEIKNLSYLFSFIFILLAILAMYTTIKRLIESQGQEIATLKALGFSNAKIMIHYASFGLLVGSLGSLVGLLIAPFISWFVLRTQKQMFSIHQWTLAYGWSSLFVVLLVTLICVLAAFLAARSATKGLPAVFLQGTKTTKVHKIILEKWTGLWNHLSYTGRWAFRDIFINRTRTLMGIIGVAGSTMLMIAGIGMPQSMTHLVNKAYNQDFTYNQRLYVNNYQQYQQAHPHAQQWVQISQAHFSPDDGFNRLLIVVGKGHEVHMKTQNNQSIKDGGLYVTHGFAQSAHIKKGDRLKVRTFGSNQQYQFKVRGILLSETNQGAYLTKHTWEQAGGLSAPTTLLVGPNYHYHKRDVSSTISIKEQKKNAYNFVNNLMSIFLLIIVFGVLLIVIVLYNLGSLSFVERLQDYATLRVLGIHKPELRNLVFIENVITTFVGWLFGIPAGIWFLGQYVKTFSTINLEYTPYINVWTIVISSAFVWLCSLSTTFFVSQRLKKVDMVQALKGSE; the protein is encoded by the coding sequence ATGAAATATTTAAATCAAAAGCTTATTCGCGAAGTCAAACAAAATTGGACGCAATTTTTTTCTGTTTTTTTGATGGCGTTGTTATCAATTATCGTGTTTGTCGGACTACAAGGCTCTTGGAAAGGTCTGGAAGCAAGTTTAAATCATTATATTAGTGACACTCATTTAGCCAATTATTGGGTTCAAAGTAGCTCCATTAGTGATACGGATGTGCGCAGAGTCAAAAATTTATCTGGAATCACAAACGCACAAAGTGGAACACGGATACAAACTAAACAGGGTAAACATCATTTAATCATTGATTCCTACAAAAAACCGGTTACCAAGTTACATGTAGTAACAGGAAAAAAATATCAGTCGACTCAAAATGGTATTTGGATTAATCAAGAATACGCACAAGCACATCATTTGAAAGTTGGCAATGATCTGCAAATTTCTTATCTTTCACGACATTTTTCACTGAAAATTCGTGGGATTGTACAAAGTTCTGAGCGGATTTATTTTACAGGTACACGTGAATTTATTGCACCAAATTATTCTAATTATGGTTATGCTTATATTTCGCCGCAAACATTGGCTCAACAAGTCAATTATCACGGACCTCAAAATGTGCTGACCATTAAGGGATATCATCCTCAAATGCGCCATCAAGTGGAAAAAATTTTGCAGCAACGTTTAATGTCGTATGATAATCGTTCAACATTACCCGATGTTTCCAATGCAATGGATCGGGTGGATGAAATCAAAAATCTTTCATATCTATTTTCATTCATTTTTATATTGTTGGCGATCCTAGCGATGTATACAACAATTAAAAGACTGATTGAAAGTCAAGGTCAAGAAATTGCGACTTTAAAAGCGCTAGGTTTTTCTAATGCCAAAATTATGATTCATTATGCTAGTTTTGGCCTCTTAGTAGGTAGTTTGGGTTCGCTAGTTGGTTTGTTAATAGCACCATTCATTTCTTGGTTTGTTTTACGTACGCAAAAGCAAATGTTTTCGATCCATCAATGGACACTAGCTTATGGTTGGAGTTCTTTGTTCGTGGTGTTATTGGTGACTTTGATTTGTGTTTTGGCCGCTTTTTTGGCGGCAAGAAGTGCTACGAAAGGTTTGCCGGCTGTTTTCTTGCAAGGAACCAAAACAACCAAAGTTCACAAAATTATTTTAGAAAAGTGGACAGGTCTCTGGAACCATCTTTCTTATACAGGTCGTTGGGCGTTCAGAGACATTTTTATTAATCGGACACGAACTTTGATGGGGATTATTGGTGTTGCGGGAAGCACGATGTTGATGATTGCAGGGATTGGCATGCCACAATCTATGACGCATTTAGTCAACAAGGCGTATAATCAAGATTTTACCTATAATCAGCGTCTTTATGTCAATAATTATCAGCAATATCAGCAAGCTCATCCTCATGCACAACAATGGGTTCAAATTAGTCAAGCCCATTTTTCACCGGATGATGGCTTTAACCGCCTTTTGATTGTGGTTGGTAAGGGGCATGAAGTGCATATGAAAACCCAGAACAATCAAAGTATCAAAGATGGTGGCCTTTATGTAACACATGGTTTTGCTCAGTCTGCTCATATTAAGAAAGGTGATCGATTAAAAGTTCGGACTTTTGGCAGCAATCAACAGTATCAATTTAAGGTTAGGGGTATTCTTTTAAGTGAAACGAATCAAGGAGCCTATTTAACCAAACACACTTGGGAACAAGCGGGTGGTTTGTCTGCTCCAACAACGCTATTAGTTGGTCCCAATTATCACTATCACAAGCGTGATGTTAGTTCCACAATTTCCATTAAAGAACAAAAAAAGAATGCTTATAATTTTGTGAATAACTTGATGAGTATTTTCCTATTAATTATTGTCTTTGGTGTGTTACTGATTGTGATCGTTTTGTATAATTTAGGTTCACTTAGTTTTGTGGAAAGATTACAAGATTACGCCACTTTGCGCGTTTTGGGAATCCATAAACCAGAATTGAGAAATCTAGTTTTTATTGAAAATGTGATAACTACTTTCGTTGGTTGGCTATTTGGTATTCCGGCGGGAATCTGGTTCTTGGGTCAATATGTTAAAACATTCTCCACGATTAACTTGGAATATACGCCGTATATTAATGTTTGGACCATTGTTATTTCCTCTGCATTTGTTTGGCTATGCTCGTTATCGACGACCTTTTTTGTTAGTCAACGCTTGAAAAAAGTTGACATGGTACAAGCTTTGAAGGGGTCGGAATAG
- a CDS encoding glycoside hydrolase family 1 protein — protein MLAKDFCWGASLSAHQTEGAATEDGKSPSVQDCRVRDDQIADFTVASDHYHRYREDIKLLAGLGIKALRISLPWTRIIPAGVGATNPSAIAHYRDVFATMHAYKIEPMVTMYHFDLPQNLQDQGGWTQRQTVDAYARYARVLFENFGDQVKYWLTINEPNIMLLADQKILGFTYTHQERYQAFYHLMIAEKKAFALCHQLLPQAQIGPVPNISYVYPGSAAPQDIRAAEYFNAVRNWAYLDFSVQGRLNPLFQNYLRQTGIDLQILPEDQELVTTNFPDFLGINYYTSVTVEYPKQDQDRLSGVSDQQSEDVYEKGFYKGLTNPYLQKNDFNWTIDPLGLQTTLEVINDRYQLPIYITENGLGAYDELTADHQVHDPYRIDYLKQHLQSIQQAVASGVPVKGYLPWSALDLVSVHEGMRKRYGLIYVDRTEQDLKDLARYPKDSYYWYQQVIAKRGVDE, from the coding sequence ATGTTAGCTAAAGATTTTTGTTGGGGTGCTTCCTTGTCTGCCCATCAAACGGAAGGTGCGGCTACGGAAGATGGTAAGTCGCCCTCAGTGCAAGATTGTCGTGTACGTGATGACCAAATTGCCGATTTTACGGTGGCATCTGACCATTATCATCGCTATCGAGAGGATATTAAATTATTAGCCGGTCTAGGGATTAAAGCTTTGCGGATTTCGCTGCCGTGGACACGGATTATTCCTGCAGGGGTGGGTGCGACGAATCCTAGCGCCATCGCACATTATCGTGATGTGTTTGCTACGATGCACGCTTATAAGATTGAACCGATGGTGACGATGTACCATTTTGATTTGCCACAAAATTTGCAAGATCAAGGTGGTTGGACGCAGCGCCAAACAGTGGATGCTTATGCACGATACGCGCGCGTTTTGTTTGAAAATTTTGGTGACCAAGTTAAATATTGGCTGACGATCAATGAACCCAATATTATGTTGTTAGCGGATCAAAAAATTCTGGGCTTTACTTACACCCATCAAGAGCGTTATCAGGCCTTTTATCATTTGATGATTGCAGAGAAAAAGGCGTTTGCATTGTGTCATCAATTGTTGCCACAAGCCCAAATTGGTCCCGTACCCAATATTTCGTATGTTTATCCAGGCAGTGCTGCGCCCCAAGATATTCGGGCGGCGGAATATTTTAATGCGGTACGTAATTGGGCTTATTTGGATTTTTCGGTGCAAGGTCGATTAAATCCATTGTTTCAAAATTATTTACGCCAAACGGGCATTGATCTGCAAATTTTGCCAGAAGATCAGGAATTGGTAACGACTAATTTTCCAGATTTTTTGGGCATTAATTATTATACGAGCGTGACAGTAGAGTATCCCAAGCAAGATCAAGATCGTTTGAGTGGCGTTAGTGATCAGCAATCAGAAGATGTCTATGAAAAAGGTTTTTATAAAGGCTTAACGAATCCTTATTTACAAAAAAATGATTTTAATTGGACAATTGATCCGCTCGGTTTGCAGACGACGCTGGAAGTGATTAATGATCGCTATCAATTGCCAATTTATATTACGGAAAATGGTTTAGGTGCTTATGATGAGTTAACGGCGGATCATCAGGTACATGATCCTTATCGGATTGATTATCTCAAACAACATCTGCAAAGTATTCAACAAGCGGTGGCAAGTGGTGTGCCCGTCAAGGGTTATTTGCCTTGGTCGGCGCTGGATTTGGTGAGTGTGCATGAAGGTATGAGAAAACGGTATGGCTTGATTTATGTCGATCGGACGGAGCAAGACTTGAAAGATTTGGCGCGTTATCCTAAGGATAGTTACTATTGGTATCAACAGGTAATTGCAAAACGAGGAGTCGATGAATGA
- a CDS encoding MarR family winged helix-turn-helix transcriptional regulator: protein MDEQIELLRFLLKSCEREGLANFNNLLKELKITANQAEVLTVLDTYGPMSIKDLGQLLICERQSPSRLVSSVINKGLAQTIPYQKDKRVNLVQLSSAGQQLVPILRQKNAEFNASIQQRIQNPEQITELIKILSSYLKNTESYTKLTRRFENLEN from the coding sequence ATGGATGAACAAATTGAGCTTTTGCGTTTCCTACTAAAAAGCTGTGAACGTGAAGGCTTAGCTAACTTCAACAATCTTTTGAAAGAACTAAAGATTACTGCCAATCAGGCTGAAGTATTGACTGTCCTAGATACTTATGGTCCCATGTCCATTAAAGATTTGGGGCAGTTATTAATTTGTGAACGTCAATCACCAAGTCGTTTAGTTTCCTCCGTCATTAATAAGGGTTTAGCTCAAACTATTCCTTATCAAAAAGATAAGCGTGTTAATTTGGTTCAATTATCATCTGCCGGTCAACAATTAGTGCCAATCTTACGCCAAAAGAATGCGGAATTTAATGCCAGTATTCAACAAAGAATTCAAAATCCGGAGCAAATTACGGAATTAATCAAGATTCTCAGTTCTTATTTAAAAAATACGGAAAGTTATACCAAATTAACTCGCCGTTTTGAAAATTTAGAAAATTAA
- a CDS encoding Panacea domain-containing protein has translation MAKAMDVADYIITKAKKLSTPVSNLQLQKIMYYLNVIHLVENGVDQPLIDDARFQRWPFGPVISSVYHEYSNNGGMDIEKPQDHGTLAWDDKEEDFKFFSKKFDASDFHVKHRDDEKFIDTYIKELLKYPAYKLVGYSHMEDQWKEKDYNESYDDYLTYDYYKNDSWLQSIIDNSKIN, from the coding sequence ATGGCAAAAGCAATGGATGTGGCAGATTATATAATTACAAAAGCTAAAAAATTAAGCACTCCTGTATCTAATCTCCAGTTACAAAAGATTATGTATTATTTAAATGTTATCCATTTAGTTGAAAATGGTGTAGATCAACCATTGATTGACGATGCGCGTTTTCAACGGTGGCCTTTTGGTCCCGTTATTAGTTCTGTTTATCATGAATATTCGAATAATGGTGGGATGGATATCGAGAAACCACAAGATCATGGTACATTGGCTTGGGATGATAAAGAAGAAGATTTTAAATTTTTTTCAAAGAAATTTGATGCAAGTGATTTTCACGTTAAGCATAGAGATGATGAGAAGTTTATTGATACTTACATTAAGGAGCTTCTCAAGTATCCAGCTTATAAGTTAGTGGGCTACTCGCATATGGAAGATCAGTGGAAAGAAAAGGATTACAATGAATCATATGATGATTATTTAACGTATGATTATTATAAAAATGATAGCTGGCTCCAGAGTATTATAGATAATTCAAAAATTAACTAA
- a CDS encoding ABC transporter ATP-binding protein, whose protein sequence is MIEFKQIDKDYSVGDQTIKALHDINFQIETQKLTIILGPSGSGKSTLLNILGGMDRPTRGTVQFNEQNVAALNDHELTNYRRNLVGFVFQFYNLIPSLTALENVAIAAQLTKNDANSLKYLKQVGLEQRLDNFPNQMSGGEMQRVSIARALAKQPQLLLCDEPTGALDSRTSLKIMKILQDVAKTTDTAVVVVTHNPDFEQYGDQVIRLRDGQVESISQNDNPVVIEGA, encoded by the coding sequence ATGATTGAATTTAAACAAATAGATAAAGACTATTCGGTTGGCGATCAGACAATTAAAGCGTTGCATGATATTAATTTTCAAATTGAAACACAGAAGCTGACAATTATTTTAGGACCATCTGGTTCGGGAAAAAGTACCTTACTAAATATTCTGGGGGGCATGGATCGACCTACACGTGGAACAGTTCAATTTAATGAACAAAATGTTGCAGCATTAAATGATCATGAATTGACTAATTATCGACGCAATTTAGTTGGCTTTGTCTTCCAATTTTATAATTTGATCCCTAGCCTGACAGCTTTGGAAAATGTTGCGATTGCAGCTCAACTGACGAAAAACGATGCCAACTCATTAAAATATTTAAAACAAGTTGGTTTGGAGCAAAGGTTAGATAACTTTCCTAATCAAATGTCTGGTGGGGAAATGCAACGCGTTTCTATCGCTCGAGCGTTAGCAAAACAACCACAGTTGTTGTTATGTGATGAACCTACGGGAGCGTTAGATTCCAGGACCAGTTTGAAAATTATGAAAATTCTACAAGATGTTGCTAAAACTACTGACACAGCGGTCGTTGTGGTGACACATAATCCTGATTTTGAGCAATATGGTGATCAAGTGATTCGACTCAGAGACGGTCAGGTGGAATCTATCTCGCAAAATGATAATCCGGTAGTTATCGAAGGAGCATAA
- a CDS encoding DUF5057 domain-containing protein — protein sequence MTAGTGAQSVSPDAKFSSLLKQSSFDQLLTDTDMANLQHHVTGTTVSSGDFHLTTSAGFDPATNTWVTKLDWDPLANLSDGYVVQKAQGTADEANIFNLDWKNTPTNYGKKVKVLNVYPDDGNFLKDWLNQNTPDGQLVSGGLIDATPVSMTAFNANPSAYLKDSAGQYDYDCLYFGSHDVGGDDLSAATLTAVQTFGNTGRSVIFGHDTVRNTFHPNYASFANKLGIKSVTVNAGYPTKMGSQQIEFTPELKNGLLTKYPNDLFQNGHANVFNVSPSHDEGQFYMYNNDSGAQRWMQYVGPPYYSWGKSDPNDPHHGQLVSIGYLHKTKPYESSEYAGITTNPTDAIGDDNAYLTTNK from the coding sequence ATGACTGCGGGAACTGGTGCACAATCCGTGTCACCAGACGCCAAATTTTCATCATTGTTGAAACAAAGTTCATTCGATCAACTATTGACGGATACTGATATGGCGAATCTGCAGCATCATGTTACGGGAACAACGGTCAGTTCGGGGGACTTTCATCTAACAACTTCGGCGGGTTTTGATCCTGCTACAAATACTTGGGTGACCAAATTAGACTGGGATCCGCTGGCTAATCTGTCCGATGGTTATGTTGTTCAAAAAGCGCAAGGAACAGCCGACGAAGCTAATATTTTCAATTTAGATTGGAAAAATACGCCGACTAATTATGGTAAAAAGGTGAAAGTGTTAAATGTTTATCCTGATGACGGTAATTTTTTAAAGGATTGGCTTAATCAAAATACGCCTGATGGCCAGTTGGTTTCCGGTGGTTTAATTGATGCGACGCCGGTGTCCATGACCGCTTTTAATGCCAATCCCAGTGCTTATTTGAAAGATAGTGCTGGCCAATATGATTATGATTGCCTTTACTTTGGCTCGCACGATGTGGGCGGCGACGATCTTAGTGCGGCAACCTTAACGGCAGTACAAACGTTTGGAAATACGGGTCGTTCCGTGATTTTTGGGCATGATACCGTTCGGAATACTTTTCATCCGAATTATGCTAGTTTTGCAAATAAATTGGGCATTAAATCGGTAACGGTGAATGCTGGTTATCCGACCAAAATGGGTTCTCAACAAATTGAATTTACGCCAGAATTAAAAAATGGTTTACTAACCAAGTATCCGAATGATTTATTTCAAAATGGGCATGCCAATGTTTTTAACGTTTCGCCTTCGCACGATGAAGGTCAATTTTATATGTATAACAACGACAGTGGTGCCCAACGGTGGATGCAATATGTAGGACCGCCTTATTATTCATGGGGAAAATCGGATCCGAATGATCCACATCATGGTCAACTGGTTAGCATTGGTTATTTGCACAAAACTAAACCATATGAGAGTAGCGAATACGCTGGGATCACGACAAATCCGACAGATGCCATTGGTGATGATAATGCTTATTTAACCACCAATAAATAA
- a CDS encoding LysR family transcriptional regulator: protein MNFNDLEIYQMIFETKSINQAANKLQYTQSNLSARLQQLEQELDTNLFIRTNNGVSPTANGQLLYQFAKQTLDQFQQLKSAMITTKPRLLISELLLNYLIMTQKEFDVNHYEITIKETCEFQQALAQTIYQHVATFNPIKFKGYDLMSEASIETCWIAGANTQLAASLPIAVNHDTQCPLRKLTLDLLSETTNVIEIDSLENILQLVKQEKVSAMLPTYLLTDSKLVACDSRRWQIKYYHYQYHY from the coding sequence ATGAACTTTAACGACTTAGAAATCTATCAAATGATTTTTGAAACCAAGTCCATCAACCAAGCCGCCAACAAATTACAATACACGCAATCGAATTTAAGCGCCCGGCTCCAACAACTAGAGCAAGAATTAGACACGAATCTTTTCATCAGAACCAACAACGGTGTTTCACCAACTGCTAACGGTCAATTGCTGTATCAATTTGCTAAACAAACTTTAGATCAATTTCAACAATTAAAGTCTGCCATGATTACAACCAAACCACGTCTTTTAATCTCTGAACTACTATTGAATTACTTAATCATGACCCAAAAAGAGTTCGATGTGAATCATTACGAAATTACGATTAAAGAAACATGCGAATTCCAGCAAGCCTTAGCTCAAACCATTTACCAACACGTCGCTACATTTAATCCCATTAAATTCAAAGGTTATGACTTAATGTCTGAAGCTAGTATTGAAACTTGCTGGATAGCAGGCGCGAACACTCAGTTGGCAGCTTCGCTACCCATTGCCGTTAATCATGATACCCAATGTCCCCTGCGCAAGCTAACTTTAGATTTATTATCTGAGACAACCAATGTCATCGAAATTGATTCGTTGGAAAATATTTTACAACTAGTTAAACAAGAAAAAGTCAGTGCTATGTTACCAACTTATCTACTGACTGATTCAAAACTCGTGGCTTGTGATTCCAGACGTTGGCAAATTAAATATTATCACTATCAATACCATTATTAA
- a CDS encoding PTS transporter subunit EIIC gives MKAIFNFLNKYLLPPLNKLANTKVINGIMDASLAAVPFTIVASIFLILNNLPQILPFAAPFLKHTLLKFSGFYMLGNTMALGSIALYYSVSLGYYYVEQYRKAGEEQLNAFTGALLSLFAFLLTIPTISWKNGVAVGSDQVVGAHNYSVGGVAMVNGWLSRFGGVGIFIAIITGIIAVQLYRLCVNKNVTIKMPAGVPEGVSRSFASLIPSILVAVVMIGIDIILGYFHTDLHQLLSAPFSFVKDLTGSWLGMLVILLLIHLLWAVGVHGTAIIKNSFVNPILLVTLTENINGQHNIFAGDFINMWVFIGGAGGTLGLVLLMLTRSKSAQLKTLGKTAILPAIFNINEPVIFGAPIVYNPYLIIPFIINPMVLASVAYLAIKLHWVGYVNAAIAWILPVGVGAFIGTSGNFMALVIALVNLVLSIVIYYPFFKMYDQKLYQDELHNNVEGQS, from the coding sequence ATGAAAGCCATCTTTAATTTTTTAAACAAATATTTACTACCGCCATTAAATAAATTGGCGAATACCAAAGTCATCAACGGTATCATGGATGCTAGTTTGGCGGCCGTTCCTTTTACGATTGTAGCGTCAATCTTTTTAATTCTGAATAACTTACCGCAAATTTTGCCGTTTGCGGCACCGTTTTTGAAACATACATTGTTAAAATTCAGTGGCTTTTATATGCTAGGCAACACGATGGCTTTGGGTTCCATTGCGCTGTATTATTCGGTTTCGCTCGGTTATTACTATGTGGAACAATATCGCAAAGCTGGTGAAGAGCAGCTCAATGCCTTTACTGGGGCGTTGCTGTCTTTATTCGCTTTCTTATTGACGATTCCAACGATTTCTTGGAAAAATGGCGTCGCTGTTGGCAGTGATCAGGTAGTTGGTGCCCACAATTATTCGGTTGGTGGTGTCGCAATGGTCAACGGTTGGTTGTCGCGCTTTGGCGGCGTGGGAATTTTTATTGCAATTATCACCGGGATCATTGCGGTGCAATTATATCGGTTATGCGTGAATAAAAATGTGACGATTAAAATGCCTGCCGGCGTACCTGAAGGTGTCAGCCGGTCGTTTGCGTCGTTAATTCCGTCAATTCTAGTGGCGGTGGTAATGATCGGTATTGATATTATCTTAGGTTATTTCCATACGGATTTGCATCAACTGTTGTCTGCACCATTTAGTTTTGTCAAAGATTTAACCGGTTCGTGGCTGGGCATGTTAGTCATTTTATTGTTGATTCATTTGTTGTGGGCGGTCGGAGTCCATGGCACCGCGATTATCAAAAACAGTTTTGTGAATCCAATTTTGTTGGTGACACTGACCGAAAATATTAATGGGCAACATAATATTTTTGCGGGTGACTTCATTAATATGTGGGTCTTTATTGGTGGCGCTGGTGGAACTTTGGGGTTAGTCTTGTTGATGTTGACACGTTCCAAGTCTGCTCAACTAAAAACGTTAGGCAAAACCGCTATTTTGCCGGCGATTTTTAATATTAATGAACCAGTGATTTTTGGTGCTCCAATTGTGTATAATCCATATTTGATTATTCCATTTATCATCAATCCAATGGTGCTTGCTTCAGTGGCCTATTTGGCGATTAAATTACATTGGGTCGGATATGTGAATGCGGCGATTGCATGGATTTTGCCCGTCGGTGTGGGGGCGTTTATTGGCACAAGTGGTAATTTCATGGCTTTGGTGATTGCTTTAGTGAACTTGGTGTTATCAATCGTTATTTATTATCCATTTTTCAAAATGTATGATCAAAAGTTATATCAAGATGAACTGCATAATAATGTAGAAGGACAAAGCTAG